A window of the Desulfopila inferna genome harbors these coding sequences:
- the leuS gene encoding leucine--tRNA ligase, with protein MGENTTNSLWYDFKAIEAKWQQKWEVEKSYSVSEDSTKEKYYVLEMFPYPSGRIHMGHVRNYSIGDVVARYKRMRGYNVLHPMGWDAFGLPAENAAIKNNTHPAEWTYQNIDYMRNQLKQLGFSYDWEREIATCHEKYYHWEQVLFLEMYRKGLVYQKVTTVNWCESCQTVLANEQVVEGVCWRCDQAVLPREMKGWFFKITDFAEELLADLDSLTGWPEKVLTMQRNWIGKSTGLNCEFKVDGADASIAIFTTRPDTIFGVTFLSLAPEHPLLHSLIAGTDREKEVTEFANRIITEKQRSSHEEEPVKEGIFTGRYCINPFNGEKIPIYVANFVLMEYGTGAVMAVPAHDQRDFEFARKYNLEVRPVVIPENRDLDGETMEEASILPGVLRNSGHFDSMESIEAQKAIIDYARENAFGSAQTTYRLRDWGISRQRFWGAPIPMVYCDKCGIQPVPQEDLPVKLPQDTPTSDGSCKPLHQRNSFIETSCPNCSGPARRETDTMDTFVESSWYFARYTCPSYTDGPLNKAKASYWLGVDQYIGGVEHAILHLLYSRFFTKVLRDLGYLDIAEPFTNLLTQGMVIKDGAKMSKSKGNVVDPHDLVIEYGADTVRLFSLFAAPPERDLEWSSQGVEGASRFLNRVFRFIDANKASLHDRKSTLPKLSGKGQELHRKCHQTIRKVTHDIETNFHFNTAISAVMELFNALSSLTAEGGDADVPDAVIQEAVDTLLLLLSPMVPHFTAEMWQICGNSDDIESRTWPEFDKEAAKEDMLTIVLQVNGKVRSRLEVPADIDDQSLKEMTMEDEKIRRFLGEKPVKKIIVVKKKLVNIVI; from the coding sequence ATGGGTGAAAATACAACAAACAGTTTATGGTACGACTTTAAAGCCATTGAGGCGAAATGGCAGCAAAAATGGGAAGTTGAAAAATCATATAGTGTTTCCGAAGATTCCACCAAGGAAAAATACTATGTCCTGGAAATGTTTCCCTATCCCTCCGGTCGTATTCATATGGGACACGTCAGAAACTATTCCATTGGGGATGTCGTCGCCAGATACAAGCGCATGCGCGGCTACAACGTTCTTCATCCCATGGGTTGGGATGCCTTTGGCCTTCCTGCGGAGAATGCAGCCATCAAGAATAACACCCACCCTGCGGAATGGACGTATCAAAACATTGACTACATGCGTAATCAGCTGAAACAGCTCGGTTTTTCATATGATTGGGAAAGAGAGATAGCCACTTGCCATGAAAAATACTACCACTGGGAACAGGTATTATTTTTGGAAATGTACCGCAAGGGACTGGTTTACCAGAAGGTCACCACGGTGAACTGGTGCGAATCCTGCCAGACGGTTCTTGCCAATGAACAGGTAGTGGAAGGTGTTTGCTGGCGCTGTGATCAAGCCGTTCTTCCCCGTGAAATGAAAGGCTGGTTCTTCAAGATCACCGATTTTGCCGAAGAACTGCTCGCCGATCTCGATTCATTGACGGGATGGCCGGAAAAGGTTCTCACCATGCAGCGCAACTGGATAGGTAAATCCACCGGATTAAATTGTGAATTTAAAGTTGACGGCGCCGACGCATCCATTGCAATTTTCACAACCCGGCCGGATACAATATTCGGCGTCACCTTTCTTTCACTTGCTCCTGAACACCCGTTGCTGCACAGTTTGATTGCCGGCACCGACAGGGAAAAAGAAGTTACAGAATTTGCCAACCGGATCATTACCGAAAAGCAACGCAGCAGCCATGAGGAAGAACCGGTCAAGGAAGGTATATTTACCGGAAGGTATTGCATCAATCCTTTCAATGGTGAAAAAATTCCTATTTATGTCGCTAACTTCGTTCTTATGGAATATGGAACAGGTGCAGTCATGGCGGTACCGGCCCACGATCAGCGGGACTTCGAATTTGCCAGGAAATATAATCTCGAAGTCCGTCCAGTCGTCATTCCGGAAAACCGAGATTTAGATGGAGAAACTATGGAGGAAGCCTCCATTCTTCCCGGCGTGCTGAGAAATTCCGGTCACTTCGACTCAATGGAAAGTATCGAAGCCCAGAAGGCCATTATTGATTATGCCCGAGAAAATGCTTTTGGTTCAGCTCAGACGACGTATCGGTTAAGAGACTGGGGGATCTCAAGGCAGAGATTCTGGGGAGCACCCATTCCCATGGTTTATTGCGACAAATGCGGGATACAGCCGGTACCGCAGGAAGATTTGCCGGTGAAACTGCCTCAGGACACGCCAACTTCGGACGGCAGTTGTAAGCCCCTGCACCAGCGTAATTCCTTCATTGAAACATCATGTCCAAACTGTTCCGGCCCGGCACGACGGGAAACCGACACCATGGACACCTTTGTTGAATCCTCATGGTACTTTGCCAGATACACCTGCCCTTCCTACACTGATGGACCTTTGAACAAGGCAAAAGCATCATATTGGCTTGGAGTTGACCAGTACATCGGCGGCGTGGAACATGCTATCCTTCACCTTCTCTACTCCCGTTTTTTCACCAAGGTTCTCAGGGACCTCGGTTACCTGGATATAGCTGAGCCCTTTACCAACCTGCTCACTCAGGGAATGGTGATAAAGGATGGAGCCAAGATGTCAAAATCAAAAGGGAATGTGGTTGACCCGCACGATCTCGTTATTGAATATGGCGCCGATACGGTACGGTTGTTCAGTCTCTTTGCGGCTCCGCCGGAAAGGGATCTGGAGTGGTCTTCCCAGGGTGTTGAAGGCGCTTCACGCTTTCTTAACCGGGTTTTTCGTTTCATCGATGCCAACAAGGCAAGTCTGCATGATCGCAAAAGCACTCTGCCGAAGCTATCTGGAAAAGGACAGGAACTGCATCGCAAATGTCACCAGACTATTCGTAAAGTAACCCATGACATTGAGACGAACTTCCATTTTAACACTGCTATCAGTGCGGTTATGGAGTTGTTCAACGCTCTTTCTTCCCTCACCGCGGAGGGCGGAGATGCCGATGTCCCGGACGCAGTTATCCAGGAGGCGGTGGATACTCTGCTGCTTCTGCTCTCTCCCATGGTTCCCCATTTCACCGCGGAAATGTGGCAAATATGCGGAAATAGCGATGATATAGAAAGCAGAACCTGGCCTGAATTCGATAAGGAAGCTGCCAAAGAAGACATGCTGACCATAGTCCTGCAGGTAAACGGCAAGGTCCGTTCGCGTCTGGAGGTGCCGGCCGATATTGATGACCAGTCTCTTAAAGAAATGACAATGGAAGATGAAAAGATCAGACGTTTTCTTGGCGAGAAACCTGTGAAAAAAATTATTGTGGTAAAGAAGAAACTTGTTAATATCGTCATTTAG
- the dnaB gene encoding replicative DNA helicase, whose product MSNPSTSLAQSRVPPQNLEAEQSVLGSILLKNNAFGNVVEVLHPDDFYSPAHRIIFHAMMSLFEKNDPHDIITLANYLKDQNSLDQVGGAAYLANLTSIVPVTANISSYANIIKQKAVLRKLIEVNTEIAGRCYDEQGEIDQLVDDAEQAIFDIAGKKSGQNFTPLKEIIPTAFEKIEQLFKRKELITGVPTGYFEIDKMTAGLQPSDLIILAGRPSMGKTAFAMNIAQHAALVEKTGVAIFSLEMSKEQLTMRLLSSVGRIDSQRIRTGKLHDEDWPKLTRAVGMLSEAPLYIDDTPAISVLEMRSKVRRLASQYPIGMILVDYLQLMRGRNSTENRTQEISEISRSLKALAKEHNVPVLALSQLNRGLESRTDKRPMMSDLRESGAIEQDADIICFIYRDEVYNKSEDNPDMGTAEIIIGKQRNGPTGVAKLTFIKEFTMFENMSNFDDSDYH is encoded by the coding sequence ATGAGTAATCCGTCAACTTCATTAGCACAGTCCAGAGTCCCCCCCCAGAACCTTGAGGCTGAACAATCCGTCCTCGGCTCCATCCTGCTCAAAAACAATGCTTTCGGCAATGTTGTTGAAGTGTTGCATCCTGATGATTTTTATTCTCCCGCGCATCGGATCATCTTCCATGCGATGATGTCATTGTTTGAAAAAAATGACCCGCATGACATCATTACCCTGGCCAATTATCTCAAGGATCAAAATTCCCTTGATCAGGTTGGCGGTGCTGCATATCTGGCCAATCTCACTTCTATTGTGCCGGTTACAGCCAATATCTCATCATATGCCAACATCATTAAACAAAAAGCCGTCTTACGAAAACTCATAGAAGTTAATACCGAAATTGCCGGCAGGTGTTACGACGAACAGGGTGAGATAGACCAGCTTGTCGATGACGCCGAGCAGGCGATCTTTGATATTGCGGGGAAGAAAAGCGGGCAGAATTTCACTCCTTTAAAAGAAATTATCCCGACAGCCTTTGAAAAAATCGAACAGCTCTTCAAACGCAAGGAACTCATTACCGGGGTACCGACCGGATATTTTGAAATTGATAAAATGACCGCCGGACTGCAGCCTTCCGATCTTATCATCCTGGCGGGAAGGCCATCCATGGGAAAAACAGCCTTTGCCATGAATATCGCTCAACATGCCGCTCTGGTAGAAAAAACAGGAGTGGCGATTTTCAGTCTGGAAATGTCAAAGGAACAACTTACCATGCGATTGTTGAGTTCTGTCGGCAGAATAGATTCACAGAGAATTCGCACGGGCAAACTTCACGATGAAGATTGGCCCAAGCTGACTCGCGCAGTTGGCATGCTGTCTGAGGCTCCGCTCTATATCGATGATACTCCGGCGATCTCCGTCTTGGAAATGCGGTCAAAAGTACGCAGACTTGCTTCACAGTATCCGATAGGCATGATACTGGTCGATTATCTTCAACTTATGCGGGGACGAAACAGCACCGAAAACAGGACCCAGGAAATTAGTGAAATTTCCAGATCATTGAAGGCATTGGCCAAAGAACATAATGTGCCTGTTCTCGCCCTCTCTCAGCTGAATCGTGGGCTTGAAAGCCGAACCGACAAACGGCCGATGATGTCGGATCTTCGCGAGTCGGGCGCTATCGAACAGGATGCCGACATCATCTGTTTTATCTATCGCGACGAGGTTTACAACAAGTCGGAGGATAACCCGGACATGGGTACGGCTGAAATCATCATCGGCAAGCAGCGTAATGGACCTACCGGTGTGGCCAAGTTAACATTTATTAAAGAATTCACAATGTTCGAGAACATGAGCAACTTTGATGATTCCGATTACCATTAA
- the rplI gene encoding 50S ribosomal protein L9 gives MELILKETINSLGQEGDVVKVKPGFGRNYLLPKGKAVIANAQNKALFEKNRAIIEARLAKERKEAEALAKKLAGISVEITQLVGEDERLFGSVTSGDICEKLAEHNIHIDKRQIVLPNPIKTVGVTTVPIKVGFEITADIQIKVSAKDTNE, from the coding sequence ATGGAGCTCATTCTTAAAGAAACTATTAATTCACTTGGCCAGGAAGGCGATGTAGTAAAGGTAAAGCCCGGTTTTGGGCGGAACTACCTGCTGCCTAAAGGCAAGGCCGTTATCGCCAACGCTCAGAACAAAGCCCTTTTTGAAAAAAATCGGGCAATCATTGAAGCGCGTCTTGCAAAAGAGCGTAAAGAAGCGGAGGCGCTCGCCAAGAAACTTGCCGGTATTTCTGTTGAGATTACACAGCTCGTCGGCGAGGACGAGAGGCTTTTCGGCTCGGTAACCAGCGGCGATATCTGCGAAAAGCTTGCAGAGCACAACATACATATCGACAAACGGCAAATTGTTCTTCCCAATCCTATCAAAACCGTCGGCGTCACCACTGTTCCAATTAAAGTTGGTTTTGAGATAACAGCAGATATTCAAATAAAAGTTTCTGCCAAGGATACTAACGAGTAA
- a CDS encoding DUF2232 domain-containing protein, whose translation MAKQVEKKPERKKNLAHIVLLALALLLPSTMWMVFGWTSCFLPLLVFFFINKYGWRYTNNHLVIAGPAALFLGYLFQSLELVFFSTALLPAGYAAAYAAQRGDLPWQAGLKAWLTLCLSFFLFFGILLINSEISFFQAVTASLHHGIDEALRQYRASDSLSAENFAMLEQTLEQVKAGAPLIMPAILGGILLLVSWVTLVLGNALLPKTGAAQPWPDYRCWCLPETLVWGLIISGVAAMIPGNMIRIAAINCVIIITILYSFQGLAILAFLLDKWNIPRLVRSLIYIMIILQSFGTVLLIVAGVADVWFDIRRIHSEQKNDTTDTE comes from the coding sequence GTGGCCAAGCAGGTTGAAAAAAAACCTGAGAGAAAGAAAAATCTGGCACATATAGTCCTGCTTGCCCTGGCCTTGCTGCTGCCGAGCACAATGTGGATGGTATTTGGCTGGACCAGCTGCTTTCTACCCCTGCTTGTTTTCTTTTTCATCAACAAATATGGGTGGAGATATACTAACAACCACTTGGTAATCGCAGGGCCCGCCGCTCTTTTTTTGGGCTACTTATTCCAAAGCCTGGAGCTGGTATTTTTTTCTACAGCACTTTTGCCGGCTGGATATGCTGCAGCCTACGCGGCTCAACGCGGAGATTTACCCTGGCAGGCTGGTTTAAAAGCATGGCTGACGTTATGTTTATCCTTTTTTCTGTTTTTCGGCATATTGCTTATCAACAGTGAAATTTCTTTTTTTCAGGCTGTTACCGCATCGCTTCATCACGGCATAGATGAGGCTTTAAGGCAATACAGAGCAAGCGACAGTTTGTCTGCTGAAAATTTTGCCATGCTGGAGCAGACTCTGGAGCAGGTAAAAGCAGGCGCTCCCTTGATTATGCCAGCGATTCTAGGCGGTATACTGCTTCTTGTTTCCTGGGTGACGCTGGTGCTGGGTAACGCATTACTCCCCAAAACTGGAGCTGCTCAACCCTGGCCGGACTACCGCTGCTGGTGCCTGCCCGAAACGTTGGTTTGGGGGTTGATTATTTCAGGTGTTGCTGCAATGATACCTGGTAATATGATCCGAATCGCTGCAATAAACTGTGTAATTATTATTACCATACTATACAGTTTTCAAGGACTGGCCATACTTGCTTTTTTGCTGGATAAATGGAATATTCCACGACTGGTCCGTTCGCTCATCTATATAATGATAATTTTACAGTCCTTTGGTACGGTTCTTTTAATCGTTGCCGGGGTAGCTGATGTATGGTTCGACATAAGGCGAATACATTCAGAACAAAAAAATGATACCACTGATACGGAATAA
- the rpsR gene encoding 30S ribosomal protein S18, whose translation MAQRPQKRLFSRKKVCRFCADKEATIDYKDIKTLRNFVSERGKIIPRRIVGTCATHQRHLCEAIKRARQIALLPYSGSLQG comes from the coding sequence ATGGCACAAAGACCACAAAAAAGATTATTCTCAAGGAAAAAGGTCTGTCGGTTCTGTGCTGACAAAGAAGCGACCATAGACTACAAGGATATAAAAACCTTAAGGAATTTCGTCTCAGAGAGAGGAAAAATTATACCCCGCCGCATCGTCGGAACATGTGCCACTCATCAGAGGCATCTTTGCGAGGCGATCAAGCGGGCACGCCAGATAGCCCTGCTGCCCTATTCCGGATCTCTGCAGGGATAA
- the rpsF gene encoding 30S ribosomal protein S6: MRRYETIYILRPSLNEEEINIIVDNSTAVITGDGGQIIELDRWGMKKLAYPIKKEIQGFYIYSDYSGTPEAVAEMERKFRIEDAVLRYMTIKTADVITEEEIAEATTLAANKTVAEEESEDAEATEVEKEEEEEEEEEEDSEISDSEAE; encoded by the coding sequence ATGCGTAGGTATGAAACAATCTATATTCTTCGTCCTTCATTGAATGAAGAAGAAATCAACATCATCGTTGATAATTCAACCGCAGTCATTACAGGTGACGGCGGGCAAATTATTGAACTCGACAGATGGGGCATGAAGAAATTGGCCTATCCGATCAAAAAAGAGATTCAGGGGTTCTATATATACTCCGATTACTCTGGTACGCCTGAAGCGGTTGCCGAGATGGAACGTAAATTCCGTATCGAGGACGCAGTACTCCGGTACATGACAATCAAGACAGCCGACGTTATCACTGAAGAAGAGATAGCCGAAGCAACAACTTTAGCGGCAAACAAAACCGTCGCCGAGGAAGAATCCGAAGACGCTGAAGCTACTGAGGTCGAAAAAGAAGAAGAAGAAGAAGAAGAAGAAGAAGAAGATTCGGAGATATCTGATTCAGAGGCGGAATAA